Below is a genomic region from Echinicola rosea.
CGATGGCTACGGCCTAAAAGCGAGTGGGTCTCGCTGTTCCACGACGCGAGCCAACTCACTTTCTTAACGGCCTCCACCATCGGCTGGAAAACAGGCATACCAAGGGCCGTAATAAGGAAGCGATACCTTTTTTGGCTCAGGTGGGCTTATAGTTCCGGCTCAACTTGGTTACTTAAGAAAATATACCACTACATGGAATAATGATGATAATTTATCCATAAGAAACTTATTAATCGGATCCGCCTTGTAGGTATTGGGCGTTAAGAAATTAAATAGCGGGTGAGCAAGAAGGCAGGCTTGTTTGACGAAATACTAGCCAAAAAGAATGTTGGCAGCGAGAAAAGGAGGAGTTTGCCTGCATGAGGGGAGGTTTTAATTTTAGCCCAATACCTGCACACCTGTGCGCCGTGGCGTAGCGGCGGGTTTTTTTGGGTTACTCTTTTGACCTGAAGCAAAAAAGTAACAAAGGTAAAGAGATGAAAACCATCTTGGAATTTAGCAGAAAAACAATAGAACCAATTTTTCCAGGTACATACTAACTAAACAACATTGATAATGCGGGTTTAAGCCCGGAACATACATTAGCCCATCTAGTACGCGGCCGTTGCCTCTGTCTTCAGACCGGCTGATGTTAGTACAGATTCATACTTCAAAACGGTTCCCAAAACAGAAACCGGGTTAAAAAGCCAATGCAAATAGTAAAAGCAGAAGCAACCAGACAATTTCCACAAAATACCAGTACAAAATAAATAGCCTTATCCTCATGCCCACATAGGGGTTATTGCTAAAAACGAGCTCTTTTATAGGATTAACGACCACTTGATGGACCTCATAAATCATCATTAGGACAAAAATCATAGCACCCAGCAGATGCATGATATGGATGCCGGTAAGGACGTACAGGTAACTTCCACTGGGTACACCCGAAAACTCAACTCCCTGCCGCCCCAGAACTATCCATCCCCACACCTGGAAGCCAATAAAAAAGAGCCCGACCAATAAAACCGACCACAGTGCCTTCTTCAGCAACCATGGTGCGTCGATTTTCAAATAACGTCCCAGTCTCCAAGTCCAGAAATTCCCACTCAACAGCACAGCCGTACTCCCCCAAAAGGGCCAAGGCAAGTGATGCGCCTTAAGGGAATCATCCTGTATAAATGTCAATAAAAAGGCTACCGCCAAAAACAAAAAAACTATTCCACTGCCTGCCATGCCCAAGTAAACCAATAATTGGTAGGGGTGAAGTTGCTCTATTTTCTTAATCAGGCCAGGTGAAGCGTCTCTTTTCATCTTTTCAATGGGTTCAGAGGATATGTTTTGCAGGCAAAATCTGGGTGACTCTACGTAAGTAACAGGTACTATTGGGTCATTAGGTCAACTTATTTTTTCATTGAATAGTTGCAAACAAGAACCTTTACTTGGGCCAAAGCAAAAAGCAGCCGTCACCAATAGCGGCTCCCTCTAATTCTACCAAGCATCCTGTAAACCTCAGCGCATCTGCATTGGGTGGCAATCTGATAAACTCCCCCACGATACGGTAGGTAATTTGACCGGTGAGGATTCATTTGAAGGTTGCTAAACTGTGCCTTATTTCTAGAAAGACGGCCAGCGGCACAGGTGATCCTTGACGTACACAAAAGTCGTTTCCTCCAAAACCCTTAAATGCTTTTGATCCGAGGATGCCAGTTATTGTGCACCAGAATCTACAGCTTTTTTATAACTTGCAGCTTGAAAGGCAATGTCCGGTTATCTTCCTAAACAAGAACAATTTATTTTGGAAAAGAAAGCATTTCTCACCCTTTACGAGCAAGATTCCTATATCAAAACAGTGGCCAAGGCTATTCAGGCCTCGGCAAGTAGCAACTTCGCTTTTAAGGGCATTTCAGGTAGCATGGACATGGTCCTGTTGGCTGCCCTTATAAATCTCCGAAAAAGCAGCCACCTGATCATCGCGCATGATAAAGAAGAAGCAGCCTATCTGGCAAGTGACCTTAGTAGCCTCCTTGAAAAAGTAACACCCCATGTGTTTCCATCCTCCTACAAGCGCCCATATCAGCACGAAGAAGTGGACAATGCCAATGTACTGATGCGTGCAGAGATTCTAAGCAAAGTACTCTCAAAGGAAAACGAGATGGAAGTGATCGTTTCTTACCCCGAGGCCCTTTACGAAAAAGTCATCAACAAAAAGTCCCTTCAAGAAAACACCTTCACCGCTAAAGTGGGCGAAAAAGTGGACACTGAGTTTATTGCCGAGCTGCTTAGCACCTATGATTTCGAAAAAACGGATTTTGTGTACGAGCCTGGTCAGTTTGCCATACGCGGTGGCATCATCGATGTATTCTCTTTTGCCCATGATTCCCCGTACCGTATAGAGCTCTTTGGCAAAGAAATAGAGAGCATCAGGACTTTTGACACCGAAAGCCAGTTATCTCAGGAAGAGCTTGGTCACATCAGCATCATCCCCAATGTACAGACCAAGCTGATGCAAGAGGTACGGCAGTCCTTCACCGACTTCATGCCAAAAGAAACCTGCGTATGGATAAAAGATCTGCAGTTTACCATGGATATGCTGGACAATGCTTTCGATAAGGCCAACCAGCATTTTGAAAAGATCGTCGATCAGACCGGCAACGAGAAATTGGTGTTAGAGCCACAAAATCTGTTTGATGATGGTGCGACTTTCTTGCGGTCCCTAGATCCGCTGACCAAAATAGAATTTGGCAATCAGTTTCACCTCCCCAGCTCCCAGACATTTGATTTTGACATCAAACCCCAACCTTCTTTCAATAAAAACTTTGATTTATTGGTGGACAATCTGGTGGACAATGAGCGCAAGGGATTACTGAACATTATCTGCTCAGAAAGTGAAAAGCAGGTGGAGCGGCTACAGAACATCTTTCAGGAACTTGACCCTACGTTAAAAGTCCAATCATTGCCCATAAGCATCAGGGAAGGTTTTATAGACCATTCGGTGATGATCGCATGCTATACCGACCACCAGATTTTTGAACGGTATCACCGGTATAAGAGCAACAAAAAAGCCAGCAAGACCAAAGCCCTTACCCTCAAAGAACTCAAGACCCTCCAAGCTGGAGATTATGTGGTTCATGTGGATTATGGAGTAGGCCGGTTTGCCGGGCTGGAAAAGGTCGAAATAAATGGCAATTATCAAGAAGCCGTACGGCTGATATTTCGGGATGATGACCTGCTATACGTAAACATCCACTCACTGCACAAGATATCAAAATATTCCGGTCAGGAGGGCACCCTTCCCACCATGTCCAAACTGGGCTCTCCAGAGTGGGAAAACAAAAAGAAAAAAGTAAAGCGCAAAGTCAAGGACATTGCCAAAGACCTTATCGCTCTTTATGCCAAAAGAAGGAATGCCCAAGGACACCAGTATGCTCCTGACAGTGTCTTGCAGGTAGAACTGGAGAGTTCTTTTATCTTTGAGGACACACCAGATCAGGCGGTGGCTACCGGTGACGTAAAAGCCGATATGGAAAAACCTTATCCGATGGACAGATTAGTCTGCGGGGACGTAGGTTTCGGAAAGACAGAAGTCGCCATCCGAGCAGCCTTCAAAGCCATCAACGACCGCAAACAAGTGGCCGTCTTGGTGCCTACTACCATTTTGGCCATGCAACATTACCGTACATTCAAGGAACGACTGGAAGGTTTTCCAGTGAAGGTGGATTATATTAATCGCTTTCGTACTACCAAACAGGTTAAGGAAATCACCAACCAGGTCACTTCTGGAGAAATTGATATCCTCGTGGGCACGCACCGCATTGTGAACAAGGATGTCCAGTTTAAGGACTTGGGGCTGCTTATAATCGATGAAGAACAGAAATTCGGGGTTAAGGTAAAAGACCAGTTAAAAGAACTCCGTGTCAATGTCGATGTGCTTACCTTGACCGCAACGCCCATCCCGAGGACCTTGCACTTCTCCCTCATGGGAGCACGTGACCTTTCGGTCATCGCCACACCTCCGCCCAATAGGCAGCCAGTGACCACCGAGATCCACACATTTGAGGAAGAAGTCATCCGAGATGCGGTTTCCAGGGAACTTCAGCGAGGTGGACAGGTCTTTTTTGTCCACAATAGGGTCGGAGAAATTGACTCCATCGCCAACCTCATCATGCGGCTGGTCCCCGACGCCAAAGTGGCCGGTGCCCATGGTCAGATGGACGGTAAGCAACTGGAAAAAGTGATGGTGAGGTTTATTGAAGGTGAATTTGACGTATTGGTATCTACCAACATCATCGAATCAGGGCTGGACATTCCCAATGCAAATACCATCATCATCAACAGGGCCCATATGTTTGGCCTCAGTGACCTCCACCAGATGCGTGGAAGAGTAGGCAGGAGCAATAAAAAAGCCTATTGCTACCTTCTCACTTCACCCATGTCGGGACTTACGGCAGAAGCACGAAAGCGCCTGCAAACCCTCGAGGAGTTTTCTGATCTGGGGGATGGCTTCAAAGTGGCCATGAGAGACTTGGACATCCGTGGTGCCGGTAACCTTTTGGGTGCCGAGCAAAGTGGTTTTATCACCGACCTGGGATTCGAAATGTACCACAAAATCCTGGACGAAGCAGTACAAGAGCTGAAGGAAAATGAGTTTGCCAGTCTCTTTGAGGTAGATCTGAAAGAAAAAGTGAAAGTTTTGGTACAGGACTGTGTGATCGAAACTGACATGGAATTATTGATCCCTGAGGACTATGTCACCAATATTTCCGAAAGGCTAAACCTATATTCCAAACTGGACAATATCAAAACAGAAGAAGAGCTGGCCAAATTTGCCCATTCTGTTTTGGATCGCTTTGGCCCGATCCCAGCGGCAGTGGAAGACCTTTTTGAAACCGTCCGCTTACGCTGGTATGCAGAAAGGCTGGGCTTTGAAAAGCTGGTCCTCAAGAATGGCCAGATGAAATGCTACTTCGTACCTAGCACCAGGGAAAGCTATTTTAAATCGGATATTTTTGGAAATATTATTCGATTTATTCAAGGTCATGGCAAGTTCTGTAAAATAAAAGAACATAAAAATCGTTTAATTCTTACCATTGGTGGCATCAAATCCGTAGAGAAGGCCAAGCAATGGCTAAGCGAAATGAGCACTTAAAATTTGCTTTTATCTTTTCAATTCCCTTATTTGTTATGCTCTTTGGAGTGTTCATTTATGGTGCTTAATGCTAGTTTAATAAAATGAACGTAAAGTAAAAATATTGTTATATGTCATTATTGATTATATATTAGCAGTATTAATCGGCGAGGAATAAACCAACTTTCACATGGTGAAAAGCAACAAAAATATCAACATCATATTTTCGGCATTTTTGATGCTGTCAATGACGTTTTTGGCCTCATGTTCCAAAAACAACGGTCCTACCTATGGGCGAAGGACTGCAGGAAATCCCGGAAAAGTCAGTGCCGCTACAGGTGCTGAGTTAAATTTTGATCTGGAAGACACTACTCAATTTACCGTAGTCAAGCTAAAAGAGCCTGCCAAAGGTCCTAAACTCAAGTATATTCAAGGAGGACGTGCAGTACTCGGGACGCAGGAGCAGGATGTTATGGCTTTCCGCGATAATGCAGAAAGAACAGTAACCATCGCGTCTTTCTATATGGACGAAACAGAAGTGACCAACTTGGACTATAAGGAGTTTCTCTTTGACATGAGAAAACGCTCCAGTCCCGATTCGGTAAGGCGGCTGGAACCTAGGGAGGATGTATGGACAGAAGCACTTTCTTACAACGACGTTTACTCCACCTATTATTTCAGACACCCCGGCTTCAACTTCTATCCTGTAGCAGGCGTTACATGGGAGCAGGCCAATGCCTATTGTAAGTGGAGAACGGCCTACGTAAATGAGCTATATCGTGAAAATGAAGGCCTTGACTCTACCATGAGCAAAAACATGCTGATCGAGCGAGGTGTGGTATTGCCAAACTACAGGCTACCGAACGAGGCCGAATGGGAATACGCTGCTAAAGCGATGATCGGCACGCAGTATCTCGACGAAAATCAAGAAAATGGACGTATTTACCCTTGGGATGGTCGTGGTGTCAGAAATCCCTACGACGTAAAGCGTAAAGGCCGACAAGGCGACCTTTTGGCCAACTTTAAAAGAGGCCGTGGTGACTATGCCGGTATTGCCGGAGGAGTTACCAATGATGGCGACATCATCCCTGCCAATGTTTACGAATACCCACCTAATGATTTTGGCCTATATAATATGTCGGGCAACATGAACGAATGGGTAGAAGATGTTTACCGACCACTCTCCTATCAGGACTTTGAAGACCTCAACCCGCTCAGGAGAGATGGCACCAACGATGAAGCAGAAGCTTACAGGACATCCTTAATAGATAATAACTACCGTGTTTACAAGGGCGGAAGTTGGAGAGATGTTGCTTATTGGTTGTCACCTGGAACAAGACGATTTATGCATCAAGATTCTGCCACAAACCATATTGGGTTTAGATGTGCCATGATCTCTGTTGGCGCAGACGATATGTAAAAATAAAAATTGACTGATTGATGAAGGGATGTTTCAAGCATGAAATATCCCTTTTTTTTTAATTTTTGACCGCTTATCAATTTTACTTTTTGGCCAAGCCGGTTCATCACCCTAGCTATGCTAATTTTTTGTAATTTGCTCTGATAAACGAACAGAATATGAACCTAAATTTTCAAACCCTAAGGCACCTTGTTTGCCTGTTGGGCGTAATCTTTCTTTATGGAAGTCTCCATGCCCAAGAAAACAATGGGTACAAAACCCCTCCACAGTCAATCCAAGACTTGGTCAATGCCCCTGTAACTCCTTCGGTCTATTTCAGCAAGGAGGGCGATATCATGCTCATTCTGGAAAGACCCGGCTACAAATCCCTCAAGGAAGTGTCCCAGCCCGAATTGCGCATCGGCGGGATCCGTATCAATCCCAAAACCAATGGCCCAAGCCGCTCATCTTCTTACAGCGGCATCACAGTAAAAGATGTAAAATCAGGTGAGGAAACGCCCATTTCAGGCTTGCCGGAAGATGCTAAAATCAGCGGGATCAGCTGGTCAGATGATGAAGAGCACCTGGCTTTTGGCATCGTAGGCGATGAAGGCATCAGCCTGTGGGTGGCAGACCTATCCACCAAAACGGCCACACAAGTAACGGATGAAATCATTAACGATGTCTATGGTACGGCTTTTACTTGGCTATCCGACCAATCGCTATTGATAAAAGCCACTAATCCAGACCGTGGCCCCATGCCTGAAAAACCGCAAGTACCTTCCAGTCCCATCATCCAAGAAACCTCTGGCAATGCTGCCCCCAGCAGGACATATCAAGACTTACTGGCGAATGAATACGATGAGCAACTTTTTGCCTATTTTATGGATACGCAGTTGATGATCGTGGACGTGGATGGCAGTACCAAGCCCTTGGGAAAACCCGCCATGATCAAGTCCATGGATATATCTCCGGACGGCCAATACGTTCTCGTTGAATCTATCCAGCGCCCATTTTCATACTTGGTGCCCGCTTATCGCTTTCCTTACAATGTGGAAGCATGGAGCATCGATGGATCAAAAAAAATCACCATCGCTGAAATCCCACTGGATGAAGTACGTCCTACTGGCTTTGATGCTACAGTAACCGGTCCAAGATCCATCAATTGGCGGAAGGATACTCCTGCCACCCTATACTGGGCAGAAGCACAGGATGGTGGAGATCCGAAAGTGGAAATCCAAGAACGCGACATTATCTACACCCTGGATGCGCCATTCACAGGAAACAAGCAAAAACTCGCTTCCACTAGCTTACGGTACTCAAGTATCGATTGGTCAGATGATAATTTTGCAGTGCTAAATGAGCGGTGGTTTGACACTCGACAAGAAAAACGATCACTCATCGACCCTTCCCAACCGGAAAAACCAAAAGCAACCTTTATCGAAAGAAGCTATTCGGACATCTATAATGATCCAGGAGATCCCGTAATGACGACCAATGAACTGGGAGAATATGTCCTTCTAAGAAATGGAAACCAGCTCTTTATGACCAGTGAAGGCGGCTCTCCCGATGGAAGTATGCCTTTCCTCAGCACATTTGATGTAAGCTCAGGCGAGCAGGATATTCTCTGGCGCTGTCAGGCACCTTTTTACGAGGAAGTCGTAAAAGTCTTGGATGACAAAGGCCACAGCTTCATCACCAGAAAGCAAAGCACGGATATCCAACCAAACTACTGGCTAGTCAATACAAGAAAACGAATTGCTCCGATCCAACTGACAACTTTTGAAGACCCTTACCCTTCCCTGAAAGGGATACAGAAGGAACTGGTCACTTATACCAGAAATGATGGGCTGAACCTATCTGCTACCATCTATACCCCGGCAGGATATGATCCCGATAAGGACGGCAGCTTACCTGTCTTGATGTGGGCTTATCCAAGGGAATATAAATCCAAAGCAGTAGCTGCCCAGGTAAGAGGATCCAAGTACGAATTTACCCGGCTGTATTGGGGCACTCCACTGTATTGGGTCACCCAAGGCTACGCCATCATGGACCGAACGGAAATGCCCATCGTAGGTGAAGGAGATCAAGAGCCCAATGATTTCTTCATTGAGCAATTGGTAGCCAATGCAGAGGCAGCGATAGACTATATCGTGGACAGGGGCATTGGTGACCGGGACAGGATCGCCGTTGGCGGCCATTCCTATGGTGCTTTTATGACGGCCAATTTACTTTCCCACAGCAACCTATTTGCTGCAGGCATCGCCCGTAGCGGAGCTTATAACCGTACACTGACGCCTTTTGGCTTTCAATATGAACAACGAACCTATTGGGAAGCTCCAGAAGTCTATTACAATATGTCGCCATTCATGCACGCTGACAAAGTGAAAACACCAATCTTGCTGATCCATGGCGAAGCGGACAACAATTCCGGCACCTTCCCCATCCAGTCGGAGCGCTATTACAACGCCCTGAAAGGACATGGTGCTACCGCCAGATTGGTATTCTTACCCAATGAAAGCCATGGATATGCTGCCCAGGAATCCATTATGCATACCTTATATGAAATGAATGAGTGGTTGGACAAATGGGTAAAGAACAAGGGAAAGTAAGAACCCAGCAAGAAGCCTGATTGCCCAAGAAACTTAAATTCACAGCATCATAAATCCCGCATACTGGTATATGCGGGATTTTTTTGTAATTTATCAGGGACAAAACAGAGACGAAAAGCCAATAAACACCAAACACATAGCCGAAAAATGTAATTTACCTTTACTTTTGCAAGTATCACCATGTTTTTCCCATTTCCTATGAAGCACCATTTACTCCTTATTTTTTTCTTCCTTTCACTACTCCAACAAGCCTTTGCCCAAAACTGGCAAAGAATCAGTGACCGGGGCAATGAGCTGACAGACATCCATTGGGTCAATGAAGACGTGGCATTCATTTCCGGAGATCAGATTATGCTCAAGACCACCGATGGGGGGGAAAGCTGGTCGGAAATGTCCATGCCCTTGGAGACTAAACTGCTTTCCGTAGATTTCCAAAATCACCAAACTGGTGCAATGGCTGGAGAAAACGGAGCACTGCTACACACCGATGACAGTGGCCAGTCCTGGAAGATCATCAACTTAAATACCACTGAAGATATACTGTCAGTAAACTACCTTTCCGAAGATGACATTTGGATAGCAGGCACATCGGGTACCTTACAGCACTCTTCAAATGGCGGAGATGCGTGGGCATCGGTCACATTGGGGATCACTGCTGATATCAACACGCTCTTCTTCACAGACAATAAGGTCGGCTATTTGGGCACTTCCTCTGGAGCCATTTACAAGACCTCAGATGGAGGACAGACTTGGCAGCCGGTCACCTTACCTGTCAGTACCGCTGTAAACGACCTCTACTTCGTCAATGACACGACCGGCTATGCGGTGGGCGATAACGGGCTCATCTTAAAGACGATTGACGCAGGAGACAACTGGGCCTTTGTCCAAAGTGGCACCAATTACAACTATATGCAGGTAGCCTTTAACAGGGACAACCCTGACACCGGGATCGTCGTAGGAGAAGAAGGCATTGTCCTGTTTACCAATAATGCCGGGCTGACCTTCGTCGTCCGAAACAGCCGTACTACAGAGGACATTAAAAGTATCGACTACAAGCAAAGCACCAACACGGTCTTTGCCGTGGCTGATGCCGGAACAATCCTCCGATCCACCAATTCAGGAAATTCGTGGACATCTCTATTTGCAGGCAATCCCAACGATTTTTTGGCGACGGATTTTGTAAGCGATAGTCGTGGCTATATTGCTGGCAAAGAAGCCGTAATTTTACGGACAACCAACAGCGGCAATTCCTTTACTGACTATTCCCGTCCGTTGGCAACAGATTTTCATGACATCACATTTGTATCCAATGCTTTCGGTTATGTGGCCGGTAATGGTGGGACGGTCTTGAACACCACCAATTCTGGAGGAGCTTGGACGGCCCTAAACCCCAAAACTGAAAAAGACATTTTCGGCCTGTATTTCGCTGATACTGACACAGGGTACATTGTCGGCGAAAATGGGTACTTCGCCAAAACCGAAAATCGTGGTGTCAACTGGATCACCATCAATGCGGGTAATGAATCGTTCGACTATCATGACATCGATTTTTTTGAAAATGGCCCTGGAATTATTATCGGTGAAAGTGGACATGTATTTAGAAATTCCGGTGTAGATGATGATTGGCAAGAAATTTCCCTTGGCACCTCCCAAAACTTAAACGGCATTTTCATGATCAATGCGACCATTGCCATCATGGTCGGTGACAATGGCAGCGCCTATATAACAGAAGACCAAGGAGGCAGCTGGAAACAGCTTAGCACCAACACCACCCAAAACCTTCGTGATGTAGCCTTTTTGGACAGCTTGACAGGATTCATTGTGGGTGATGGAGGCTTGCTCCTGGAAACGAATGACCAAGGAAAAAGCTGGAAACAAGTTGAGACCGAAACTTATCAGGACTTTACATCAATAAGCTTTGGTGATGTCAATACCGGCTATGCGGTAGGGGGATTTGGGATGATCTATCAATACAGCTGTGAAGTTCCCACCGCCACGGGCACCATCAGTGGACAAGCCAATATTTGCCTAAGCCAACAGATCTACACGGTAGAAAATAACGAAAATGAAGACCTGGTCTATGAATGGCGTGTGGATGGCGGCAGGATCATTGAAGGGCAAGGATCAGACCAAATAGTAGTCCAGTGGGAAAGCCCTGGACGGAATGGCGTATTGGTAAAAAGCCAAAATGTTTGCGGAGATGGCCCCACAGCAGCACTGGAGGTCACCGTCTCCACCACCCCGGAAAAGGTACCTGGCATCGCCGGAAATGGAATTGCCTGTCTAGAAACTGTCAGCAATTATGAAGTAGATTCCATACCGGGAATGGAATATATCTGGACAGCACATAACGGAATCGTTCAATCAGGCCAAGGCACCGCACATGTCTCTATCTCTTGGGAAGCAGAAGGAGCACAACAGCTAAGTGTAACCCCAAAAAATGCATGTGGAGAAGCCACTGCCACCACTAAAACGATCACCGTATCCTATGCGCCGGACCAACCAGATGCTATCATCGGATTGGCCCAAGTCGGGCTGGAAGAGCAGTCCTATGAAGTGACTGCCGTAGATGGTGTAAATTACCAATGGTCCACCCCAGGAGGAAGCGTTATCTCCGGTCAAGGCACTCATGCGGTCACTGTGAACTGGGAAAAAGAGGGTGATTTTCTGCTGGAAGTCACGCCGAGCAACAGCTGTAATGATGGCACTTCCCAGCAGCTTGCCGTCAACGTAAACCTCATTACAGGTATTGAAAAAGAAGCTGAAAAAAACCACATTAAAATCTATCCAAATCCATCCAGTGGAAATATCCACATTAACGTAAAAGGAGCAGGGACAGTCAGGAAAATTAGCGTGATGGACCCGACGGGCAAATATTTACGAAAAATAACCCCTCATCCTGGTATATTCGATTTTGACATCGAAAATTTACCAACTGGCTTGTGGTTAATTGAGGTAGAAACCACAGCAGGAAAGACAGTGGATAAAGTGTGGATAAAGTAATCGAATTTTGGTTGATTTTATCAAAAAAACAAAAAATTCCCAAGCTAAAAAGCTTGGGAATAAAACGAATGCGAAGACCTTATCATTTAGAAAATTAATCTGCAATTTCTTGAATGGGCTGGCCAGTGGTGCCGTTTGGAATGCGAATATCCAGTAACATCGAGACCGTAGGCGCAATGTCTGTAATAGTGCAGTAACGGGTACTAAATCCTGGTTTTATATGCCAGCCATAAAACAGCACCGGTACATGGGTATCATAAATGTATCCTGTGCCATGCGTCGTTCCCCTTGAGGAATTGGTCAGCCAAGATG
It encodes:
- the gldJ gene encoding gliding motility lipoprotein GldJ — protein: MVKSNKNINIIFSAFLMLSMTFLASCSKNNGPTYGRRTAGNPGKVSAATGAELNFDLEDTTQFTVVKLKEPAKGPKLKYIQGGRAVLGTQEQDVMAFRDNAERTVTIASFYMDETEVTNLDYKEFLFDMRKRSSPDSVRRLEPREDVWTEALSYNDVYSTYYFRHPGFNFYPVAGVTWEQANAYCKWRTAYVNELYRENEGLDSTMSKNMLIERGVVLPNYRLPNEAEWEYAAKAMIGTQYLDENQENGRIYPWDGRGVRNPYDVKRKGRQGDLLANFKRGRGDYAGIAGGVTNDGDIIPANVYEYPPNDFGLYNMSGNMNEWVEDVYRPLSYQDFEDLNPLRRDGTNDEAEAYRTSLIDNNYRVYKGGSWRDVAYWLSPGTRRFMHQDSATNHIGFRCAMISVGADDM
- a CDS encoding S9 family peptidase, whose translation is MNLNFQTLRHLVCLLGVIFLYGSLHAQENNGYKTPPQSIQDLVNAPVTPSVYFSKEGDIMLILERPGYKSLKEVSQPELRIGGIRINPKTNGPSRSSSYSGITVKDVKSGEETPISGLPEDAKISGISWSDDEEHLAFGIVGDEGISLWVADLSTKTATQVTDEIINDVYGTAFTWLSDQSLLIKATNPDRGPMPEKPQVPSSPIIQETSGNAAPSRTYQDLLANEYDEQLFAYFMDTQLMIVDVDGSTKPLGKPAMIKSMDISPDGQYVLVESIQRPFSYLVPAYRFPYNVEAWSIDGSKKITIAEIPLDEVRPTGFDATVTGPRSINWRKDTPATLYWAEAQDGGDPKVEIQERDIIYTLDAPFTGNKQKLASTSLRYSSIDWSDDNFAVLNERWFDTRQEKRSLIDPSQPEKPKATFIERSYSDIYNDPGDPVMTTNELGEYVLLRNGNQLFMTSEGGSPDGSMPFLSTFDVSSGEQDILWRCQAPFYEEVVKVLDDKGHSFITRKQSTDIQPNYWLVNTRKRIAPIQLTTFEDPYPSLKGIQKELVTYTRNDGLNLSATIYTPAGYDPDKDGSLPVLMWAYPREYKSKAVAAQVRGSKYEFTRLYWGTPLYWVTQGYAIMDRTEMPIVGEGDQEPNDFFIEQLVANAEAAIDYIVDRGIGDRDRIAVGGHSYGAFMTANLLSHSNLFAAGIARSGAYNRTLTPFGFQYEQRTYWEAPEVYYNMSPFMHADKVKTPILLIHGEADNNSGTFPIQSERYYNALKGHGATARLVFLPNESHGYAAQESIMHTLYEMNEWLDKWVKNKGK
- a CDS encoding cytochrome c oxidase subunit 3 produces the protein MKRDASPGLIKKIEQLHPYQLLVYLGMAGSGIVFLFLAVAFLLTFIQDDSLKAHHLPWPFWGSTAVLLSGNFWTWRLGRYLKIDAPWLLKKALWSVLLVGLFFIGFQVWGWIVLGRQGVEFSGVPSGSYLYVLTGIHIMHLLGAMIFVLMMIYEVHQVVVNPIKELVFSNNPYVGMRIRLFILYWYFVEIVWLLLLLLFALAF
- the mfd gene encoding transcription-repair coupling factor, translated to MEKKAFLTLYEQDSYIKTVAKAIQASASSNFAFKGISGSMDMVLLAALINLRKSSHLIIAHDKEEAAYLASDLSSLLEKVTPHVFPSSYKRPYQHEEVDNANVLMRAEILSKVLSKENEMEVIVSYPEALYEKVINKKSLQENTFTAKVGEKVDTEFIAELLSTYDFEKTDFVYEPGQFAIRGGIIDVFSFAHDSPYRIELFGKEIESIRTFDTESQLSQEELGHISIIPNVQTKLMQEVRQSFTDFMPKETCVWIKDLQFTMDMLDNAFDKANQHFEKIVDQTGNEKLVLEPQNLFDDGATFLRSLDPLTKIEFGNQFHLPSSQTFDFDIKPQPSFNKNFDLLVDNLVDNERKGLLNIICSESEKQVERLQNIFQELDPTLKVQSLPISIREGFIDHSVMIACYTDHQIFERYHRYKSNKKASKTKALTLKELKTLQAGDYVVHVDYGVGRFAGLEKVEINGNYQEAVRLIFRDDDLLYVNIHSLHKISKYSGQEGTLPTMSKLGSPEWENKKKKVKRKVKDIAKDLIALYAKRRNAQGHQYAPDSVLQVELESSFIFEDTPDQAVATGDVKADMEKPYPMDRLVCGDVGFGKTEVAIRAAFKAINDRKQVAVLVPTTILAMQHYRTFKERLEGFPVKVDYINRFRTTKQVKEITNQVTSGEIDILVGTHRIVNKDVQFKDLGLLIIDEEQKFGVKVKDQLKELRVNVDVLTLTATPIPRTLHFSLMGARDLSVIATPPPNRQPVTTEIHTFEEEVIRDAVSRELQRGGQVFFVHNRVGEIDSIANLIMRLVPDAKVAGAHGQMDGKQLEKVMVRFIEGEFDVLVSTNIIESGLDIPNANTIIINRAHMFGLSDLHQMRGRVGRSNKKAYCYLLTSPMSGLTAEARKRLQTLEEFSDLGDGFKVAMRDLDIRGAGNLLGAEQSGFITDLGFEMYHKILDEAVQELKENEFASLFEVDLKEKVKVLVQDCVIETDMELLIPEDYVTNISERLNLYSKLDNIKTEEELAKFAHSVLDRFGPIPAAVEDLFETVRLRWYAERLGFEKLVLKNGQMKCYFVPSTRESYFKSDIFGNIIRFIQGHGKFCKIKEHKNRLILTIGGIKSVEKAKQWLSEMST